Proteins encoded within one genomic window of Halocatena marina:
- a CDS encoding helix-turn-helix domain-containing protein, which translates to MKYLDARFRQPRWMMHPMQRFARESDAVYYEELHAWNVIGRDLDLEYELFYVEAERERYEAKLNAVESIRWYDLTPIDEQSFYTYVCQETRDEDIEWRRAFIALDLLVVPPIVYDDAGDFYMTIVGTGENIRQMLEELPEEIDTTVNAIGEYDRRHSTVAGDLTDRQLEAVTVAADLGFYDVPREATVADVANRLDCAPSTASNLLQKAEGSVMERVVDRHGRRA; encoded by the coding sequence ATGAAGTATCTCGATGCGCGTTTTCGACAACCGAGATGGATGATGCATCCGATGCAGCGGTTCGCTCGCGAGTCAGATGCTGTCTACTACGAAGAGCTGCACGCGTGGAACGTAATCGGGCGTGATCTCGATCTCGAATACGAACTGTTCTACGTCGAAGCCGAGCGTGAGCGATACGAAGCAAAACTCAACGCAGTCGAATCGATCAGATGGTACGATCTGACACCGATTGATGAACAATCGTTTTACACGTACGTCTGCCAAGAAACGCGAGACGAAGACATCGAGTGGCGCCGCGCATTCATAGCACTCGACTTACTCGTCGTCCCGCCGATTGTCTACGACGACGCGGGCGATTTCTACATGACCATCGTCGGCACGGGCGAAAACATTCGACAAATGCTCGAGGAACTCCCCGAAGAGATCGACACCACTGTCAACGCGATCGGCGAGTACGATCGTCGCCACAGTACGGTCGCTGGTGATCTGACTGACCGCCAACTGGAGGCCGTCACAGTGGCTGCTGATCTCGGCTTCTACGATGTCCCGCGGGAAGCCACCGTTGCAGATGTCGCAAACAGATTGGATTGTGCTCCATCGACCGCTTCGAATTTACTCCAGAAAGCCGAGGGGAGCGTGATGGAACGCGTTGTCGATCGCCACGGTCGACGCGCCTGA
- a CDS encoding ATPase produces MNLLVASNARVDGGKTTFSVGLLDYISGTGFKPRAGNDYWFDHDDYRDAIERGRLYGKDARRLAAASTTRLTPEDLNPIHRLWRPAPGSKKGLLDRSDREFVVDRVGTGEAETPTYVVNGTVELPESVQTGLSLASAITVESLTEFNDVMKRVHMRALEQISERIESADRAVIESYGDIARPLTGLTTDAVAVVEPRRARIYDGERYANACEVASGSAREGRLETRVDRVLGLIEPRATVELPALESETRTKPERIADTYAPAYEALVTTALG; encoded by the coding sequence ATGAATCTGCTCGTCGCCAGCAACGCGCGGGTTGATGGTGGAAAGACGACGTTTTCAGTCGGACTGCTCGATTACATCAGTGGCACTGGATTCAAGCCACGTGCTGGCAACGACTACTGGTTCGACCACGACGACTACCGGGATGCCATCGAACGAGGTCGTCTCTACGGGAAAGACGCTCGACGGCTCGCTGCAGCGAGTACGACCCGTCTTACGCCTGAAGATCTCAATCCGATTCACCGGCTCTGGCGACCTGCTCCCGGTTCTAAAAAAGGACTCCTCGACCGTTCAGACCGCGAGTTTGTCGTTGACCGGGTTGGAACAGGCGAAGCTGAAACACCAACGTACGTTGTGAACGGAACCGTCGAGCTTCCGGAGTCGGTTCAAACGGGGCTTTCGCTCGCGTCTGCGATTACGGTCGAGTCACTCACCGAGTTTAATGATGTGATGAAGCGCGTTCATATGCGCGCACTAGAGCAGATTAGTGAGCGAATTGAATCGGCCGACCGCGCTGTGATCGAATCGTACGGGGACATTGCCCGACCGCTCACAGGACTCACAACCGATGCCGTCGCAGTCGTCGAGCCGAGACGGGCGCGGATCTATGACGGCGAACGGTATGCGAATGCGTGTGAGGTTGCGAGTGGGAGTGCCCGCGAGGGGCGACTCGAAACCCGCGTCGATCGAGTACTCGGTCTTATCGAGCCACGAGCAACCGTTGAACTCCCAGCGCTCGAAAGCGAGACACGGACGAAACCAGAGCGAATAGCGGATACGTATGCCCCAGCGTACGAAGCGTTGGTGACAACAGCGCTCGGTTGA
- a CDS encoding DUF1616 domain-containing protein — MIRWLLDLAAVALLALLAGAALFSFNGPLRIALVLPLIMFVPGYAFLSALFPEESSLSRSRRSRKPWGASDYPGRQTNQDDSFLLGNIERIGLSVVLSLALVSLVVFGLNFTVGFDARRIGIMLLGFTGAMIIFAIARRIVLPTEERYSLELPAFPMDTTFVVMFAVSLLILVASVGAFAVMSTTGDPDTDFFAVAENESSGNISLKAADDAMVDGRPATIVINNRERKQQQYTVIVAQETIENGEVADSEQVNTFTPTIADGETKKIEVQPPESGDRVGIYLYKGSAGEPSRESAYHTVRLPLSSDEDDEGSLASPQISNPQLVPVQVTR; from the coding sequence ATGATACGTTGGCTGCTCGATCTCGCTGCTGTTGCACTTCTGGCGCTCTTGGCGGGTGCGGCCCTGTTTTCGTTCAATGGTCCCCTCCGAATCGCACTCGTCCTTCCGCTGATCATGTTCGTTCCCGGCTATGCGTTCCTCTCGGCGCTGTTTCCCGAAGAAAGTAGTCTGTCCCGATCACGCCGCAGTCGGAAGCCGTGGGGTGCTTCTGACTATCCCGGTCGGCAGACGAATCAAGACGATTCGTTTCTGTTGGGAAACATTGAGCGTATCGGGCTATCGGTCGTTCTCAGCCTTGCGCTCGTCTCGCTCGTCGTCTTCGGACTGAATTTCACGGTTGGTTTCGACGCAAGACGGATCGGAATCATGCTGCTTGGATTCACTGGGGCGATGATCATTTTCGCTATCGCGCGACGAATCGTCCTTCCTACCGAAGAGCGCTATTCGCTCGAACTGCCTGCGTTCCCGATGGATACCACGTTCGTAGTGATGTTTGCAGTAAGCCTTCTTATCCTCGTTGCGAGCGTCGGTGCCTTCGCCGTCATGTCAACCACCGGAGATCCGGACACCGACTTTTTCGCTGTCGCGGAAAACGAGAGTAGTGGAAATATCTCGCTCAAGGCTGCCGACGATGCAATGGTTGACGGCCGACCGGCGACAATTGTGATTAATAATCGGGAAAGAAAACAACAACAGTACACTGTCATTGTCGCTCAAGAAACCATCGAAAATGGGGAAGTAGCCGACTCTGAACAGGTGAATACATTCACTCCAACTATTGCAGACGGAGAAACAAAGAAAATAGAAGTCCAGCCCCCCGAGAGCGGGGATCGGGTTGGAATCTATCTCTACAAGGGAAGTGCTGGAGAGCCTTCACGCGAATCGGCCTATCACACCGTGCGATTACCACTATCCTCTGATGAGGATGACGAGGGATCACTTGCTTCGCCCCAAATCTCGAATCCCCAGCTCGTACCCGTACAGGTGACCAGATAG
- a CDS encoding isoprenylcysteine carboxylmethyltransferase family protein, whose amino-acid sequence MTSTLAWAIFVIGAVAGTLNTIGVVASALGWYEYYPPGEKGWKFYSLWGLSHVLNVSLLALAYLEWGTLGLPGWTFSTGLVLFIFGYAIAIAAGHDLGFHETTGRAGELRTGGWYRFSRNPQYVGYILATVGYILWTDAVLVVPLAGIYLLWWFVFPFAEEPWLREQYGEPYEQYAQRIPRYIGSETVRALGKRGDDAQQQTQG is encoded by the coding sequence GTGACATCGACATTGGCGTGGGCGATCTTCGTGATTGGTGCCGTCGCGGGGACGCTCAATACGATCGGTGTCGTGGCCAGCGCCCTCGGTTGGTATGAGTACTACCCACCCGGTGAGAAGGGATGGAAGTTTTACAGCTTGTGGGGTCTCTCGCACGTTTTGAATGTCAGTCTCCTCGCGCTCGCGTATCTTGAGTGGGGGACGCTCGGATTGCCGGGCTGGACGTTTTCGACTGGTCTCGTGCTCTTCATATTCGGCTACGCCATCGCTATCGCCGCCGGACACGACCTCGGATTCCATGAGACCACGGGGAGAGCCGGGGAGTTACGAACTGGAGGCTGGTATCGTTTCTCTCGAAATCCACAGTACGTCGGATATATTCTGGCAACAGTCGGTTACATTCTGTGGACTGATGCGGTGCTCGTTGTACCGTTGGCTGGTATCTACTTGCTGTGGTGGTTCGTGTTCCCGTTCGCCGAGGAACCATGGCTACGCGAGCAGTATGGCGAGCCGTACGAGCAGTACGCCCAGCGTATCCCTCGCTACATCGGTAGCGAGACAGTGCGAGCACTCGGCAAGCGAGGTGATGACGCCCAACAGCAGACACAAGGATAG
- a CDS encoding twin-arginine translocation signal domain-containing protein, producing MPEREEASTLSRLSPDVSRRSFLGTTGAAAASLSVSGTASAAGSCSRQSGSELDTSVEAPKKAATTEVELETEAPESQSVPEGDYDKVIDVVEAGLDNTGGESISSQLSDLMDDNTLLKFPEGRYFMDELVRFTGFKNFGMIGDGATLVPAPADEYKTEARMIKLGTYYSAGQNLHVEGFTVDFTAPNTGLRAFDLTVTDGLFVKDIVFEGVHNAGTWGPMHVDIVNSDGYGVVKNIEMPEGGIFTKKTAQDAMPSVENGPTGFLLSPYHSGRLDVIDSVIGAFPDNGLYDSESPGQVVVKGGRYQDCNSACVRLTGDGSGVYGAKVAITQNREDDEGQHGIRFDGGSDLKIVNSVIELDKPNGRGINILPSVGSATIEGTKIVAQDNNARSSIDVVHIAEGAGEVLIKGGSLTQNHAGQALQILDGDAPVVVEGLKVTGDASGETGGRNAIYCKRGGCEFRDLDVDLPGGGHRRALGIFADDVLVDGGEYASSGRPLTIEGSGVLVKNITAGAYDGDVAVDVVDGAAELVNNTLYEGISGSQVATSGNKYP from the coding sequence ATGCCAGAGAGAGAAGAGGCCAGTACACTATCGCGTCTGTCACCAGACGTTAGCCGCAGATCGTTCCTTGGAACGACGGGGGCTGCAGCAGCCTCGCTTTCGGTATCAGGAACCGCAAGCGCTGCTGGTTCGTGTTCGCGGCAGTCAGGTTCGGAGCTCGATACGTCGGTTGAGGCGCCTAAGAAGGCAGCCACGACCGAAGTCGAGCTAGAGACTGAGGCGCCGGAGTCTCAGTCAGTTCCGGAAGGTGATTACGATAAGGTTATTGACGTAGTTGAAGCCGGTTTGGACAACACCGGTGGCGAGTCAATTTCGTCTCAGCTGTCGGATCTCATGGACGATAACACGCTCCTCAAATTCCCTGAGGGGCGGTACTTCATGGATGAACTCGTCCGGTTTACCGGATTCAAGAACTTCGGAATGATTGGTGACGGCGCGACGCTCGTGCCAGCACCCGCCGACGAGTACAAGACAGAAGCTCGGATGATCAAACTCGGTACGTACTACAGTGCCGGGCAAAACCTTCACGTCGAAGGTTTCACGGTCGATTTCACCGCACCCAACACGGGACTGCGCGCGTTCGATCTGACCGTCACCGACGGCCTGTTTGTTAAGGACATCGTCTTTGAGGGTGTTCACAACGCGGGAACGTGGGGTCCGATGCACGTCGACATCGTCAACTCCGACGGATACGGTGTCGTCAAGAACATCGAGATGCCCGAAGGAGGTATCTTCACCAAGAAAACCGCTCAGGACGCAATGCCGTCCGTTGAGAATGGGCCAACAGGCTTCCTTCTCAGCCCGTACCACAGCGGTCGTCTAGACGTCATCGACAGCGTTATCGGCGCATTCCCGGATAACGGTCTATACGACTCCGAGAGCCCCGGACAGGTCGTTGTCAAGGGCGGTCGGTACCAGGACTGCAACTCAGCATGTGTTCGTCTCACCGGTGACGGAAGTGGTGTCTACGGGGCGAAAGTCGCTATCACTCAGAACCGTGAAGATGATGAGGGTCAGCACGGTATTCGGTTCGATGGTGGAAGCGACCTGAAGATCGTCAACAGTGTGATCGAGCTCGACAAACCGAACGGGCGAGGAATCAACATCCTCCCGAGCGTCGGTTCGGCAACGATCGAGGGTACGAAGATCGTCGCACAAGACAACAATGCGCGCAGCAGCATTGATGTCGTCCACATCGCAGAGGGTGCTGGTGAGGTTCTCATCAAGGGTGGGTCCCTGACGCAGAACCACGCGGGTCAGGCACTGCAGATTCTGGACGGCGACGCTCCTGTTGTCGTTGAGGGTCTCAAGGTGACCGGCGATGCATCCGGCGAAACGGGTGGTCGAAACGCGATCTACTGCAAGCGCGGTGGATGTGAGTTCCGTGATCTTGATGTTGATCTCCCTGGTGGCGGACACCGCCGGGCACTCGGTATTTTCGCAGACGACGTTCTCGTCGATGGCGGCGAGTACGCGTCTAGCGGTCGCCCGCTCACAATTGAGGGCAGCGGCGTACTAGTCAAGAATATTACTGCTGGTGCCTACGATGGCGACGTCGCCGTTGATGTTGTTGATGGTGCTGCTGAATTGGTTAATAACACCCTTTATGAGGGTATTTCCGGTTCGCAGGTTGCTACGAGCGGCAACAAGTATCCATAA
- a CDS encoding SCP2 sterol-binding domain-containing protein — MLYPTEQWLEKYKQRLNENEQLDDAGSGWGVGFDGAFLFVITDIPLGETTIGELPEAALEGVPKYLHDKLAEIPLDQAATLISEDIRQHLPDQSRELLRQVDEYIVDSTVYAFIGLKDGGCTEVDILSGPDDRETGFILRGSYETWQEIVDGEQDPIPAVMSGDLKVDGDMQRVLQYATATQLLGDVASGIETTHLF; from the coding sequence GTGTTATATCCGACAGAACAATGGTTAGAAAAATATAAGCAGCGGCTGAATGAGAATGAGCAACTCGACGATGCTGGATCGGGGTGGGGTGTTGGCTTCGATGGTGCGTTTCTCTTCGTCATTACAGATATTCCACTCGGAGAGACAACGATCGGTGAGTTACCCGAAGCGGCGCTCGAAGGCGTTCCGAAGTACCTCCACGACAAGTTAGCAGAGATTCCACTCGATCAAGCAGCGACGCTCATTAGCGAGGACATCCGACAACATCTCCCGGATCAAAGTCGTGAACTCCTCCGGCAGGTCGATGAATACATCGTCGACAGTACAGTGTACGCGTTCATCGGGCTGAAAGACGGTGGATGTACCGAAGTCGACATTCTCAGTGGACCTGATGATCGGGAGACCGGCTTCATTCTCCGTGGTTCATACGAAACGTGGCAGGAAATCGTCGATGGAGAACAGGATCCCATCCCAGCCGTGATGAGTGGTGATCTCAAGGTCGATGGAGACATGCAGCGGGTGCTCCAGTACGCGACTGCGACACAGCTCCTCGGAGACGTCGCAAGCGGGATCGAGACCACTCACCTGTTTTGA
- a CDS encoding MBL fold metallo-hydrolase: MITNLARGVQGFTSNAFLVTGDRTVVVDPGNDFDAPSRIREHVDDIDAVVLTHTHPDHVGNLSSVKDAFSVEAWGFDTAQTGVDNAISDGERLSLGDHTYTALHTPGHKDDHLCFHASGPGVLFAGDLIFANGSFGRTDLDEGNREQLIQSIERVLDTADKTLSEMHTGHGPSVTTEPYRDIERAKQAAQIY; encoded by the coding sequence ATGATCACCAATCTCGCACGGGGTGTTCAGGGATTTACGAGCAATGCGTTTCTCGTGACCGGCGACCGGACTGTCGTCGTCGATCCTGGGAATGATTTCGACGCTCCAAGTCGGATCCGAGAGCACGTCGACGATATCGATGCAGTCGTTCTCACGCATACCCACCCTGATCATGTGGGAAACCTCTCCAGTGTGAAAGACGCGTTCAGTGTCGAGGCGTGGGGCTTCGATACCGCCCAGACAGGCGTTGACAACGCTATTTCCGATGGTGAACGCCTCTCATTGGGCGATCACACATATACTGCACTCCATACACCGGGACACAAGGACGATCATCTCTGTTTTCACGCTTCTGGACCGGGAGTCCTGTTTGCTGGCGATCTCATCTTCGCTAACGGGAGCTTCGGACGGACAGATCTGGACGAAGGCAACCGAGAGCAGCTCATTCAAAGTATCGAACGAGTGCTCGATACAGCTGATAAAACCCTGAGCGAGATGCACACTGGCCACGGACCAAGCGTGACGACAGAACCGTATCGTGATATCGAACGCGCGAAACAGGCAGCACAGATCTACTGA
- a CDS encoding NUDIX hydrolase N-terminal domain-containing protein has translation MDVDLLSLLDELRAMAQTGLAYTDDPYDRERYNRLLELVEMYYGETLNLPESEVRTRLAAELGYVTPKVGASAAIFDSDGRQLLMKRPDSGTWCFPGGYVDVTESPAEAAVREAKEETGLDVEIADLIDHYYTPPDGLYGPHGAVAVVYLCDVVGGELRLSEGEALQFWSIGDVPAWFRDHGEVAIDARTAWNEHTA, from the coding sequence ATGGATGTGGATCTACTCTCGCTGCTCGATGAGTTGCGCGCGATGGCACAGACCGGTCTCGCATACACCGACGATCCATACGACAGAGAGCGATACAATCGCTTGTTGGAGTTGGTCGAGATGTACTACGGGGAGACACTCAATCTTCCGGAGAGTGAGGTTCGAACACGACTCGCGGCAGAGCTCGGATACGTTACGCCAAAAGTCGGGGCGTCGGCTGCCATCTTCGATAGCGACGGTCGCCAACTGTTGATGAAACGGCCGGACAGCGGAACGTGGTGTTTCCCCGGTGGATACGTGGATGTGACCGAATCACCGGCCGAAGCCGCAGTCCGAGAGGCAAAAGAAGAGACTGGATTGGACGTTGAAATCGCCGATCTCATCGATCACTATTACACGCCTCCCGATGGTCTCTACGGACCACACGGTGCTGTCGCCGTGGTCTATCTGTGTGATGTTGTGGGAGGTGAGCTACGCCTCTCAGAAGGGGAGGCGTTGCAATTCTGGTCGATCGGAGACGTACCGGCGTGGTTTCGAGATCACGGTGAGGTTGCAATCGATGCACGAACAGCGTGGAACGAGCACACAGCGTGA
- the sod gene encoding superoxide dismutase produces MAEHSNPELPPLPYDYDALEPHISEQVLTWHHDTHHQGYVNGLESAEETLAENRASGDFGTTGGALSNVTHNGCGHYLHTLFWENMSPNGGGEPDGELAARIEEDFGSYEGWKGEFEAAASAAGGWALLVYDPVAKQLRNVAVDKHDQGALWGAHPILALDVWEHSYYYDYGPDRGSFIDAFFEVVDWDNTAEEYETVVSTFE; encoded by the coding sequence ATGGCTGAACACTCTAATCCCGAACTGCCACCGCTCCCGTATGACTACGACGCTCTTGAGCCGCATATCTCCGAACAAGTGCTCACATGGCACCACGACACCCACCATCAGGGGTATGTAAATGGTCTCGAAAGCGCCGAGGAAACGCTTGCAGAGAACCGTGCGAGTGGTGACTTCGGTACAACCGGAGGCGCACTCTCTAACGTTACCCACAACGGCTGTGGTCATTATCTCCACACGTTGTTCTGGGAGAACATGTCCCCGAACGGCGGCGGCGAGCCGGATGGTGAACTCGCTGCGCGCATCGAGGAGGACTTTGGCTCCTACGAAGGTTGGAAAGGCGAGTTCGAGGCCGCTGCGAGTGCCGCGGGCGGCTGGGCGCTTCTGGTCTACGATCCCGTCGCAAAGCAACTTCGCAACGTTGCCGTCGACAAGCACGACCAAGGTGCGTTGTGGGGCGCACACCCCATTCTCGCGCTCGATGTCTGGGAACACTCCTACTACTACGACTACGGACCGGACCGTGGTTCGTTCATTGACGCCTTCTTCGAAGTCGTCGACTGGGACAACACCGCAGAAGAGTACGAGACGGTTGTCTCGACCTTCGAATAA
- a CDS encoding metal-dependent hydrolase, whose product MWPWGHAAFGYLLYSFGSRLFGSRPSGYPTIVLLVATQLPDLVDKPLSWVFELFPQGYSVGHSVFVAVPLGIAVLALAVWRHRIEYGIAFIVGYWSHLVGDIVLGLVGGNPYTFARVLWPVVTLPPYSSDLSALARIHEYISAFLYLLSTEGATGPLMIALMIYFGPFLFAILVWLVDGAPGITAFRRLFSSPD is encoded by the coding sequence ATGTGGCCGTGGGGTCACGCAGCGTTCGGATACTTGCTGTACTCGTTCGGCTCGCGGTTGTTCGGCAGCCGACCGAGCGGCTACCCGACGATCGTTCTCCTCGTCGCTACTCAGCTCCCTGATCTCGTCGACAAACCGCTCTCATGGGTCTTTGAGCTATTCCCACAGGGTTACTCGGTCGGTCATTCGGTGTTCGTCGCGGTTCCGCTTGGCATCGCTGTGCTCGCGCTTGCAGTGTGGCGACATCGGATAGAATATGGTATCGCGTTCATTGTCGGGTACTGGTCCCATCTGGTCGGCGACATCGTCCTTGGACTGGTTGGTGGAAATCCGTACACCTTCGCGCGCGTGCTCTGGCCCGTCGTAACGCTACCACCGTACTCGTCTGATCTCAGCGCGCTTGCGCGCATACACGAGTACATATCAGCCTTCCTCTACCTGCTGTCGACGGAAGGTGCCACCGGTCCACTGATGATCGCATTGATGATCTACTTCGGGCCGTTCCTATTCGCGATTCTCGTCTGGCTCGTTGACGGCGCTCCCGGTATCACTGCGTTCAGACGACTGTTCTCGTCTCCCGACTGA
- a CDS encoding DUF5827 family protein, producing the protein MPRSKDAFEHVRPLDFKAPEDVLDADMMYTTYEIARLLQGLDPERDLDAETEAVLLDWAIPWIMVNAESFVFAKPTADDEPGYYGLA; encoded by the coding sequence ATGCCACGTTCGAAAGATGCGTTCGAGCACGTTCGTCCTCTCGATTTTAAAGCGCCCGAGGACGTGCTTGACGCCGATATGATGTACACCACGTACGAGATCGCACGGCTGTTACAGGGACTTGATCCAGAGCGAGACCTCGATGCCGAAACGGAGGCCGTTCTCTTAGATTGGGCTATTCCGTGGATAATGGTCAACGCTGAATCGTTCGTGTTCGCCAAGCCAACAGCCGACGACGAACCGGGGTACTACGGGTTGGCGTAA